One segment of Spodoptera frugiperda isolate SF20-4 chromosome 5, AGI-APGP_CSIRO_Sfru_2.0, whole genome shotgun sequence DNA contains the following:
- the LOC118271732 gene encoding pre-mRNA-splicing factor Syf2-like produces MSAQAEEPATAPKQLSFAEKQAERMKRLRSLHTARNEARTHNHQEVVAEEARNKLPPNYEAKRRQAEWLLDDQAKRQDAEKAGKDYDRVKLLNISAVEAERLERKKKKKNPDEGFSTYEQATVRQYNRLVKNMPAADMEQYEKQKQKYGDAFYGGPNVIIHGMHEDRREAVDKMVDDLEGQIAKRARYSRRRTHNDDADIDYINERNAKFNKKLERFYGEHTAEIKQNLERGTAI; encoded by the coding sequence ATGAGTGCTCAAGCAGAAGAACCAGCAACGGCTCCCAAACAGCTGTCTTTTGCTGAGAAACAAGCGGAACGCATGAAAAGACTGCGATCATTGCACACTGCCAGAAACGAAGCGAGGACACACAACCACCAAGAAGTGGTTGCTGAGGAGGCTCGGAACAAGCTGCCGCCGAACTACGAGGCCAAGCGACGACAAGCTGAATGGCTGCTCGACGACCAAGCAAAGCGTCAAGACGCAGAGAAAGCAGGGAAAGATTACGACAGAGTGAAACTACTAAACATATCAGCAGTAGAGGCTGAGCGACTCGAAcgtaaaaagaagaagaagaatccTGATGAAGGATTCTCCACATATGAACAAGCTACTGTGAGGCAATACAACAGGCTGGTTAAAAATATGCCAGCGGCTGATATGGAACAGTATGAGAAACAGAAACAGAAGTATGGCGATGCTTTCTATGGTGGACCTAATGTTATCATTCATGGGATGCATGAGGATCGGAGAGAAGCTGTTGACAAGATGGTTGATGACCTGGAAGGCCAGATTGCCAAGAGAGCTCGCTACTCTAGGAGACGCACACACAATGACGATGCAGACATTGATTACATCAATGAGAGAAACGCCAAGTTCAACAAGAAACTGGAGAGATTTTACGGAGAGCATACAGCAGAAATTAAACAGAATTTGGAGCGTGGTACTGCCATTTAG
- the LOC118271734 gene encoding pre-mRNA-splicing factor Syf2-like yields the protein MSATAEECTSAPKELSFAEKQAERMKRLRSLHSARNEARTHNHQEVIAEEARKKLPPNYEAKRRQAEWLLDDQAKRQDAEKAGKDYDRVKLLNISAVEAERLERKKKKKNPDEGFSTYEQATVRQYNRLVKNMPAADMEQYEKQKQKYGAAFYGGPNVIIHGMHKDRKEAVDKMVDDLEGQIAKRARFSRRRVYNDDADVDYINNRNANFNKKLERFYGEHTAEIKQNLERGTAI from the coding sequence ATGAGTGCCACAGCAGAAGAATGTACATCAGCCCCGAAAGAGCTATCGTTTGCAGAAAAACAAGCGGAGCGCATGAAAAGACTTCGATCATTGCACTCTGCTAGAAACGAAGCAAGAACACACAACCACCAAGAAGTGATTGCTGAGGAGGCTCGGAAAAAACTGCCGCCGAACTACGAGGCCAAGCGACGACAAGCTGAATGGCTGCTCGACGACCAAGCAAAGCGTCAAGACGCAGAGAAAGCAGGGAAAGATTACGACAGAGTGAAACTGTTAAACATATCAGCAGTAGAGGCTGAGCGACTCGAAcgtaaaaagaagaagaagaatccTGATGAAGGATTCTCCACATACGAACAAGCTACAGTGAGGCAATACAACAGGCTGGTTAAAAATATGCCGGCGGCTGATATGGAGCAGTATGAGAAACAGAAACAGAAGTATGGCGCAGCGTTCTATGGTGGACCTAATGTTATCATTCATGGGATGCACAAGGACCGAAAGGAAGCTGTCGACAAGATGGTTGATGATCTGGAAGGACAGATTGCCAAGAGAGCTCGCTTCTCTAGGAGACGCGTCTATAACGATGATGCAGATGTCGACTACATCAACAACAGAAACGCCAACTTCAACAAGAAACTGGAGAGATTTTACGGAGAGCATACAGCAGAAATTAAACAGAATTTGGAGCGTGGTACTGCCATTTAG
- the LOC118272222 gene encoding pre-mRNA-splicing factor Syf2-like, protein MAPQIELSTWAPTSITFAERQLDRIKRLRSLRSARKQARINNYQETVAEEARSNLPPNSTLDDQAKSQETEKAGEDHDGVKLKNILSAADAERVECKKRKNPDEGFSTYEQATVSQNNGLVENMPTADLEQIETNAQKYDNAVDGVSNMHEDREEAIDKMVNDLSEEQIVKRARYSTRSGDNDDADVDSINDKKQETGEWNLNRFYGEHSTSNKQNLVLPFCCWCKLQQYAQYLSQI, encoded by the coding sequence ATGGCTCCCCAAATAGAATTATCAACTTGGGCCCCTACATCGATTACTTTTGCTGAGAGACAACTGGACCGGATTAAAAGATTACGGTCACTGCGCTCTGCTAGAAAGCAAGCGAGGAtaaacaactatcaagaaacagTTGCTGAGGAGGCTAGGAGTAATCTGCCGCCGAACTCGACGCTCGACGACCAAGCAAAGTCTCAAGAGACAGAGAAAGCAGGAGAAGACCACGACGGTGTGAAACTAAAGAACATATTATCAGCAGCAGATGCTGAACGAGTTGAATGTAAGAAGAGGAAGAATCCTGATGAAGGATTCTCCACATACGAACAAGCTACCGTGAGTCAAAACAACGGACTGGTTGAAAATATGCCCACAGCTGATTTGGAACAAATAGAGACAAATGCACAGAAGTATGACAATGCTGTCGATGGTGTATCTAATATGCATGAGGACCGAGAGGAAGCTATCGATAAGATGGTCAATGACCTGTCGGAAGAGCAGATTGTTAAAAGAGCTCGCTACTCTACAAGGAGTGGGGATAATGATGATGCAGATGTCGACTCCATCAATGACAAGAAACAGGAAACTGGAGAATGGAATCTGAACAGATTCTACGGAGAACATTCAACCAGCAATAAGCAAAACTTGGTTCTGCCATTCTGCTGTTGGTGTAAGCTGCAACAATATGCACAGTACCTGTCGCAAATATAG